One Dictyostelium discoideum AX4 chromosome 3 chromosome, whole genome shotgun sequence genomic region harbors:
- a CDS encoding HMG1/2 box-containing protein (Similar to high mobility group), with amino-acid sequence MNTTITNNTMNIVPISQQQQQQQQQQQQQQQQQQQQQQQQQQQQQQQQQQQQQQQQQQQQQQQQQQQQMEVGDTPGTYLCSKCGQIKKGHLCPEKRGGGVTISGVAGSSIGIGGISNVGGVIGGSGASSSGVVGIDQQVMPMFGMQGAMATRRANIQLQQIFQQQQQQQKLQNDIQLQSFNEYQQLLIEQHAATSYFSYTLTPEQKKAREKNASDFNSILLLERQERYPHYFDPHTKTLQVISSWGIKVSDKWNDVPEFEKKLINYQNQQMINNRYVYLQQQRDIHEIQKEMLMNHQKQEKQIARYQELERDRKKKIEEEIEAIVRPRSNVSAYFHYMNINREDEKRMNPDVPLSDISKILGAKWKQLTPDDQKEYYEKAREDKIRYENEMVLYNQKCKEVENSFPQINFQLLINSPPPQPTQQQLQQLQQQRQIQQQLQQQQQQQQLQQQQQLQQQLLQQQQQQQLQQQLYQQQLLQQQLQLQQQQQQQQQQKPMQQPLQQPLQQQPMQQQQPMQQQQLQNQQQQQPLQNQQQQQQQQQQPLQNQQIINNITSSSTSTSGQQFTCDHCSQLDLNSNLITCSSCSKKYHAKCLNLHQKCIDKYREDPTQWKCTDCKSCELCDDSGHDEKMLFCDVCDKGYHTFCLTPPLSQTPEGGWRCNDCAFCIHCYSRVDKNSLNKIKWKENYTCCDSCFSKGFSEKSKYCPICSHSIKDEGEEEDSITTCQYCHKSVHDHCDQNIIDNLENEHFIYKCPNCISDKQIKPRGIIGVVEEKTPKKSLGKRKKKDDEDDVNIED; translated from the exons atgaatactactattacaaataatacaatgAATATTGTACCAATtagtcaacaacaacagcaacaacagcaacaacaacagcaacaacagcaacaacaacaacaacagcaacaacaacagcaacaacagcaacaacaacaacaacagcaacaacaacagcaacaacagcaacaacaacaacaacagcaacaacaacaacaacaaatggaAGTTGGTGATACACCAGGAACTTATTTATGTTCAAAATGTggtcaaattaaaaaaggtcATTTATGTCCAGAAAAGAGAGGTGGTGGTGTTACTATTAGTGGTGTTGCTGGTAGtagtattggtattggtggtaTTAGTAATGTTGGAGGGGTTATTGGTGGTAGTGGAgctagtagtagtggtgtaGTTGGTATTGATCAACAAGTTATGCCAATGTTTGGTATGCAAGGTGCAATGGCAACTAGAAGAGCCAATATTCAGTTACAACAAAtctttcaacaacaacaacaacaacaaaaacttCAAAATGATATTCAACTTCAAAGCTTTAATGAATATCAACAACTTCTAATTGAACAACATGCTGCCACCTCTTACTTTAGCTATACACTAACACCTGAACAAAAAAAAGCACGTGAAAAGAATGCTTCCgattttaattcaatctTATTATTAGAAAGACAAGAAAGATATCCACATTAT tttGATCCACATACAAAAACACTTCAAGTTATTAGTAGTTGGGGTATTAAAGTTTCAGATAAATGGAATGATGTACCagaatttgaaaagaaattaataaattatcaaaatcaacaaatgaTTAATAATAGATACGTttatttacaacaacaacgtgATATTCATGAGATTCAAAAAGAGATGTTAATGAATCATCAGAAGCAAGAGAAACAAATCGCAAGATATCAAGAATTGGAGAGAGATAGAAAAAAGAAGATCGAAGAAGAGATCGAAGCTATTGTACGTCCAAGATCTAATGTGTCTGCTTATTTTCACTATATGAATATTAATCGTGAAGATGAGAAAAGAATGAACCCTGATGTACCACTCTCAGATATCTCAAAGATTTTAGGCGCAAAATGGAAACAATTGACACCAGATGACCAAAAAGAGTACTATGAAAAAGCTAGAGAAGATAAAATTCGTTATGAAAATGAGATGGTATTGTACAATCAAAAATGTAAAGAAGTTGAAAATAGTTTCCCACAAATTAactttcaattattaattaattcaccaccaccacaaccaactcaacaacaattacaacaattacaacaacaaagacaaattcaacaacaattacaacaacaacaacaacaacaacaattacaacaacaacaacaattacaacaacaattattacaacaacaacaacaacaacaattacaacaacaattatatcaacaacaattactacaacaacaattacaattgcaacaacaacaacaacaacaacaacaacagaaaCCAATGCAACAACCATTACAACAaccattacaacaacaaccaatgcaacaacaacaaccaatgcagcaacaacaattgcaaaatcaacaacagcaacaaccattacaaaatcaacaacaacaacaacaacaacaacaacaaccattacaaaatcaacaaattattaataatattacaagtTCAAGTACATCAACTAGTGGTCAACAATTTACATGTGATCATTGTAGTCAATTAGATTTGAATAGTAATTTAATAACTTGTTCATCATGTAGTAAAAAGTATCATGCtaaatgtttaaatttacatCAAAAGTGTATTGATAAGTATAGAGAAGATCCAACTCAATGGAAGTGTACAGATTGTAAAAGTTGTGAACTATGTGATGACTCTGGTCATGATGAGAAAATGTTATTTTGTGATGTTTGTGATAAAGGTTATCATACTTTTTGTTTAACACCACCATTATCTCAAACTCCTGAAGGTGGTTGGAGATGTAACGATTGTGCTTTCTGTATTCATTGTTATTCAAGAGTTGATAAAAATAGtctcaataaaattaaatggaaAGAAAATTATACATGTTGTGATTCTTGTTTTTCAAAAGGTTTTAGTGAAAAATCA AAATATTGCCCAATTTGTAGTCATTCAATAAAAGATGAaggagaagaagaagattCTATAACTACTTGCCAATATTGTCATAAATCAGTTCACGATCATTGCGATCAAAATATTATAGATAACCTTGAAAATGAGcatttcatttataaatgtCCAAATTGTATTAGTGACAAGCAAATAAAACCAAGAGGAAtaattggtgttgttgaagaAAAGACTCCAAAGAAATCATTaggtaaaagaaaaaagaaagatgatgaagatgatgttAATATtgaagattaa
- a CDS encoding hypothetical protein (Fructose-6-phosphate-2-kinase/fructose-2, 6-bisphosphatase) — MFLDNNHNDHDESNYSIPKSSPSSSPPGSNIAGSSSPSSNRYGNNFNINNNNDNNNYNVNSPTPSTTTTSSSSIPNSREIFFRVKDRVKKAYFKGISVEDLKFLFLQKFPEFPKDVDIQFLIIDKGTNKEQQVIDVNDIKEHQELLIRHEYNEDTKKRSQGYTGLDKEKIVLVMVGLPARGKTYVARKICRMLNWMLVPAKVFNVGEYRRLRIGAGQPHDFFDPHNPEGIKARLHMAVAALDDMISWLHNGGRVGIYDATNSTNERRQLVEKRCTREKMTVVYVESICNDASVIEHNIKETKLLSPDYQGVDPSKAVQDFRDRINHYLKVEWCSKVRADGYDGEVVVWTSSLKRAIRTAQYISQPKVVMRALDEIDAGVCDGMTYEEIQEKMPDERAARDSDKLQYRYPRGESYEDVIQRLEPLLLELERTKSPVLIVSHQATLRCLYSYLKGRVKEECPFINIPLHTLIQLSPKAYGCEETTFKLAN, encoded by the exons atgtttt TagataataatcataatgaCCATGATGaatcaaattattcaataccgaaatcatcaccatcttcaTCACCACCTGGGAGTAATATAGCAGGGTCATCATCACCTTCTTCAAATAGAtatggtaataattttaatataaataataataatgacaataataattataatgtaaattcaccaacaccatcaacaacaacaacatcatcatcgtcaatACCAAATAGTAgagaaatattttttagaGTTAAAGATAGAGTTAAAAAAGCATATTTTAAAGGTATTTCTgttgaagatttaaaatttttatttttacaaaagtTTCCAGAATTTCCAAAAGATGTTGATATTCAATTCCTTATAATTGATAAAGGTACAAATAAAGAACAACAAGTTATTGATGTTAATGATATAAAAGAACAtcaagaattattaattagaCATGAGTATA atgaagatacaaaaaaaagatcacAAGGTTATACAGGATTAGATAAAGAAAAGATAGTTTTAGTAATGGTTGGATTACCAGCAAGAGGTAAAACATATGTTGCAAGAAAGATATGTAGAATGTTAAATTGGATGTTAGTACCAGCCAAGGTGTTTAATGTTGGAGAATATAGAAGATTAAGAATTGGTGCAGGACAACCACATGACTTCTTTGATCCACATAATCCAGAGGGTATAAAGGCGAGATTGCATATGGCAGTTGCGGCATTGGACGACATGATATCATGGTTGCATAACGGTGGTAGGGTTGGTATTTACGATGCGACCAACTCCACCAACGAGAGAAGACAATTAGTAGAGAAAAGATGCACTCGTGAAAAGATGACTGTGGTTTATGTAGAATCAATTTGTAATGATGCATCAGTGATCGAACATAACATTAAGGAGACCAAACTATTGTCACCCGATTACCAGGGTGTGGATCCCTCCAAGGCCGTGCAAGACTTTCGTGATAGAATCAATCATTATCTAAAAGT TGAATGGTGTTCAAAAGTCCGTGCTGACGGCTACGATGGTGAAGTTGTGGTATGGACCTCAAGTTTGAAACGTGCAATTCGTACAGCTCAATATATCTCTCAACCAAAGGTTGTAATGAGAGCATTGGATGAAATTGATGCTGGTGTTTGCGATGGTATGACCTATGAAGAAATTCAAGAGAAAATGCCAGATGAAAGGGCTGCTCGTGATTCTGATAAACTTCAATATCGTTATCCAAGAGGTGAAAGTTATGAAGATGTAATTCAACGTCTTGAACCTCTATTATTAGAATTGGAAAGAACTAAATCACCAGTCCTAATCGTTTCTCATCAAGCCACTCTTCGTTGTCTCTATTCTTATCTCAAAGGTAGAGTTAAAGAAGAATGCCCCTTCATTAATATTCCATTACATactttaattcaattatcacCAAAAGCATATGGTTGTGAAGAAACTACTTTTAAATTagcaaattaa
- a CDS encoding CAMK1 family protein kinase, translating into MDRMDSSDEEIDNISDDELQSGDEIEVESSNSPLRLNYILGNEIGRGAFSIVREATSRATGTKVAIKSINTRFIKNKLLMREIEIMKKVGDHPNILKLYEVYETTKHLHLVLELVTGGELFDKIVQRGEYSEQDASKIVRQIVSAVGHLHANGIAHRDLKPQNLLCAGEEGDDIRVADFGLSKIFGDGDYLETCCGSPEYVAPEVLECKPYDKACDLWSVGVITYVLLTGCFPFWDKNNAVLYEKIRNVDYGWPEGLEVSNEAKDLVSHLIEKNPEKRFTFEQCLIHPWVTGEGVSNARKIKPFQQQQPNNR; encoded by the exons atggaTAGAATGGATAGTTCAGATGAGGAGATTGATAACATTTCAGACGATGAATTACAAAGtggtgatgaaattgaagtAGAGAGTAGCAATTCTCCGTTGagattaaattatattttaggAAATGAAATTGGaag aggtgcattttcaattgttagAGAAGCAACTAGTAGAGCTACAGGTACAAAAGTtgcaattaaatcaattaatacaagattcattaaaaataaattactcATGAGAGAGATTGAAATTATGAAAAAGGTTGGAGATCatccaaatattttaaaattatatgaaGTTTATGAAACTACTAAACATCTTCATTTAGTATTGGAATT gGTTACAGGtggtgaattatttgataaaattgtaCAAAGAGGTGAATATTCAGAACAAGATGCAAGTAAAATTGTTAGACAAATCGTATCAGCAGTTGGTCATTTACATGCTAATGGAATTGCTCATAGAGATTTGAAACcacaaaatttattatgtGCAGGTGAAGAAGGTGATGATATTAGGGTAGCAGATTTTGGATTAAGTAAAATATTTGGAGATGGTGATTATTTAGAAACATGTTGTGGTTCACCAGAATATGTAGCACCAGAAGTTTTAGAATGTAAACCATACGATAAAGCATGTGATTTATGGAGTGTTGGTGTTATCACCTATGTTTTATTGACTGGTTGTTTCCCATTTTGGGATAAGAATAATGCTGTACTTTATGAGAAAATTAGAAATGTAGATTATGGTTGGCCTGAAGGTTTAGAAGTTTCAAATGAAGCAAAAGATTTGGTTTCACATCTCATTGAAAAGAATCCTGAAAAAAGATTCACTTTCGAACAATGCTTAATTCATCCTTGGGTAACTGGTGAAGGTGTTAGTAATGCTAGAAAGATTAAACCattccaacaacaacaaccaaataatagataa